The Methanopyrus kandleri AV19 DNA segment TCTCGGGCATCATCCGCTCGATCTCGGTCTCACCCACACGGGTGATGGGCTCGAAGTACACCACCTCGAGCCCTTCGGCTTTGGCTACCTCAGCTTGGACCTTGTCGCTGGTGATGAGCGTCGCGTTGTACTCCCTCGCCACCTCACGGATCATGGCGTCGATCTCACCGCTCCGTGCGAGCCTGATCTCCTCGAGACCCGGCCGTTCGCCCGCGAACTCGATCTCGATTATCCCTTCCTCTGCGAGTCGCTGGAGCTCCTGCAGTTCCTGAAGTCCGGCGAATCCCGTCTCCCTACCGCGGTTGGCCTGGTACTCCAGTTCCGAGAGAACAGCACGTGGAATAACCACGATCTTGCCCTCGAGGTAACCTTCCTCGGCGAGACGGGAGATCCTGCCGTCGATCACTACGCTGGTGTCCGGCACGACGTACTCCGTCTCGATCTCTACATCCATGGATCCCACACCTTCCCCACGTGTCGCGTTCACCGACTTCGTCCTCTCGTGGCCTGTATCAGTATATTAACGGTACACCTCGTCCGGGTTGAAAACTCGATCCATCACGACCTCGAACGATCCGTCCCGAGTAACGCGTCGGTAGAAACAGGACCTGTAACCGGTGTGGCAGGCCCCACCTTCCTGCTCTACCACGTACAGGACGGCGTCTTTGTCACAGTCCACGCGGACCTCGACGACCCGTTGCACGTGACCCGACTCCTCCCCTTTCTTCCATACCTCGCGCCGACTCGTGCTCCAGTAGTGGGCGTAACCCGTCGTGAGCGTCCGGTATACCGCCTCCTCGTTCGCGAACGCCGTCATCAACACATCACCGTTCTCGGCGTCCTGGGCGATCGCGATCACCAACGGCTCCCCGCCGATCTCGAACCGGTAGTTGAGGGAGGACGTGACCTTCCGCGCGGTCTCGGGATCCAGTGGTACGTGACTCATACTTCAGCCGCCCTCTCGAGTTGATCCAGCGGGACTTCCTCCTGAACCCCGGTTTTCAGGTTCTTCACCGACACGTATCCCTCCTTCAGCTCCCGCTCCCCTACGATCACGGCGTAGTCGTACTCGAGCGAGTCCGCCAGTGAGAGCGCCTTGCGTATGTGCTTTCCTGAAACCTCTACGTTCACCACCCACCCGAGCTTGCGCAGCTTCGCGGCTATCTCCCAGATCTTACCCGACCTCACGAGCGGTATCAGCAAGGCACGGGTTTCCTCCACGCCGTCCGGGATCCGGTCGTACAGCTCGGCCGCGAGGAGGAGCCTGTCGAAACCTATGGCCATGCCGACGGCCGGGACGTCGGGTCCTCCGAGCTCCTTCACCAGGTCGTCGTAGCGGCCGCCACCGGCGCACTGGGATCCTCCACCGAGCTCCGGCACGTGTATTTCGAACACCATCCCGGTGTAGTAATCCAACCCTCTCGCGACGGAGAAATCGAGTTCGTGGTCGACCCCCGCTTCCCGGAGCGCGTCCGAGATTTCCATGAGGTTCTCCAGGGCCCGCTCGGCGCGTTCTTTCCCACTCACGGCCTCCTCCACCTCGGACTCCGAGCGCGCCGTCACCACCGCTAGGGCCTTCTCGGCCGGCTCGGCCGGTAGCAACGTCTTCACTTCATCCAGTTCGCCCTTGTCGACGAGGTGTGCTACCTTGTTCTGTACATCTTCACCTATTCCGTACTCTTCGAGCAATCCCCGGAGTATTCCCAGATGTCCCACCCGGACTTCGAAGGCACCGGAAGGCAAGATGCCGTCGAAGATCCGGTAGGTCAGCTCGATCACCTCGACGTCCGCCTCCGGGCGGTCCGAGCCGAACACCTCCACGCCGGCCTGCCAGAACTCACGCCAACGTCCCCGCTGCGGCTGCTCGTACCGGAAGCAGTTCACGATGTACGCCAGCTTGAGAGGGTGAGGTCGCGTCTTCAGCTCCGCGTTGTAAAACCGGACGACAGGCGCCGTCATCTCCGGCCTGAGCGCAAGCTTCCTCCCCTTCTTGTCCTTGAACACGTACATTTCTTCCAGTATCTCCTCACCGGACTTCTCCTCGAACAGCTTCGCATGCTCGAAGGTGGGAGTGAGGACCTCCTCGTACCCGTAAGAGCGGAACACGTCCAACAGGTACCGCTCCAGCCATCTGCGTGCCCTCATCTCCTCCGGGGTGAAGTCGCGGGTGCCCTTGGGTCGCTCCACCTTCATCAGCGTAACCCCCATCAGCCGGTCCGTCCCATGAGTGCTATGAAGAATCCACAGGTCTCATGTCGGTGCGGGAACAGTCGGCACGCCTCGGGCATGTCGAACCCCTGGTCACCGACCTTGACTTCCAGCAGCTCGAACTCGGGGTGCTCATCCAAGAACCTTCGGACTACCTCCTCATCCTCCTCGGGGAACATCGAGCACGTGGAGTACAGCAGACGACCTCCCGGTTTGACCATTTCGGCACCCGCTTTCAGGAGCTCGTACTGGAACTTGGGCAGTCGTTCCAGTTCATCCGGGGTGATCCTCCACCGGCGCTCGGGATTCTTCGGAATCGTACCGTCGGCGGAGCACGGTGGATCGACTAACACGGCGTCGGCAAACTCACGACCCAGCTTCTCGGGCGCTTCGCGTCCGTCCATCAGGTGTGTTTCAATGCAGTCGAGGACGCCCATACGTTCCGCGATCTCCCGGAGACGTTCCATCCGAACCTCGTCCACGTCGATCGCCACAATCTTGCCCTCTCCTCCCATCAGCTGCGCCATGTGGGTGGTCTTACCGCCCGGAGCCGCACAAAGGTCGACGACCACCTCCCCGGGTTTCGGGTTGAGAACTGCGGATGCGAGCGCCGCGGCCTCGTCCTGGATCACGAAGAGGCCCTCTTCCCACTCCGGCATCTCTCCGATGGGAAGTCCCTCGGGAATCTTCAGTATTTCGTCCAAGAAGCGTCCCGGCTCGACCGTGACCCGGTACTTCCTCTGTAACCGCTCCGCCAGCTCTTCAGGGTCCACCTTGAGGGTGTTCACGCGGATGGTCAGCGGCGGCCTTCGGTTGTTGGCTTCCAGTAAGGCGACCACCTCGTCAGGGTCGCCGAACATCTCCATCCATCGCTCGATCAGCCACCGCGGATGGTAGTACTCCCACTTCAACCTGTCGAGTTCGTCCTCCGGCTCGGGAGGTTCGTAGTCCTTCAAATCCAGTGTGAACGCCTTCACGATCGCCGCCGCCCCGGGATTGGCTAGCCTCCGGACCAGCCCGTGTAGCACGTCGGCTACCTCGTCGGGGTCGCCGTCTTCGAACACGACCTCGTTCACGGCGATCCGTGCCGCGTTCCTGACCCACGTGTCGAGCTCGGTCACGTCATCCGTGATCTCCAGGACGTCCTCTATTACCTCGTCCAAGAGTCCGCGTTTCTGTAGCACACTGTACAGCAGCCCGGCGGACACGGACCTGGCTTCTCGAGAGGGGTTCATCTCCTTCATCACCAGACGTCTGGCGTACTGCGTGGGTTTGATCCTCTCCGCTTTCACCAGCGTACGGAGCACTATCTCCACGGCTTCCTCGTAGGTCTTAGCGTCCCGAGACGTCACCGCGCATCCGCCCCATCACCGACGTCCCTTGATGTACTTCGAACGTATCGTCCCGAGTTCGAACGTACTCCTTCAGCGTGCGAACGAGTTCTCCGAAGTCATCCCGAGGAAGCGGTTTGGGAGGTGCCATCAAGCACCCCTTGTACTTTCCATCGTGGGTTAAACGGATGCGAGTGCAGGCCTCACACATGACCCCGTCCATGGGTTTGACGACTTCGACGGCCATACCGTTGTTAAGCCGGTATACCTCGCGGCTGTGGAACGTGCGAACCCGCTCCAGCTCCGGTTCGTACTCACCGAGCGCTCTCAGGCCGTCCTCGGCATGTGCGGGCCTAAATCCAGGTATCGAACCCATCGGCTCGATCAGCTGCAGCTTCAGACCCTCTAAGTCGGCCAGCTCCTCCACGAGCGTCGGCAGCGTCTTCACGGTCTCCGAGGTCAGCACAACGTTCACCTTGACGGGGGTCAATCCCTCCGACACCGCCGCCTCTATCCCTCTGATGACATCGTCGGGAG contains these protein-coding regions:
- the moaA gene encoding GTP 3',8-cyclase MoaA, which codes for MRDALGREVRSVRISVTMRCNMACVYCHREGERPGRSELSAAEWGRLLRACAEIGVRKVKITGGEPLLRRDLIEIIENAEGFEEVSLVTNGVLLADYAGDLAEAGLDRVNVSLDTVDRKLYRKLTRSRFSPDDVIRGIEAAVSEGLTPVKVNVVLTSETVKTLPTLVEELADLEGLKLQLIEPMGSIPGFRPAHAEDGLRALGEYEPELERVRTFHSREVYRLNNGMAVEVVKPMDGVMCEACTRIRLTHDGKYKGCLMAPPKPLPRDDFGELVRTLKEYVRTRDDTFEVHQGTSVMGRMRGDVSGR
- the hisI gene encoding phosphoribosyl-AMP cyclohydrolase, with product MSHVPLDPETARKVTSSLNYRFEIGGEPLVIAIAQDAENGDVLMTAFANEEAVYRTLTTGYAHYWSTSRREVWKKGEESGHVQRVVEVRVDCDKDAVLYVVEQEGGACHTGYRSCFYRRVTRDGSFEVVMDRVFNPDEVYR
- a CDS encoding RsmB/NOP family class I SAM-dependent RNA methyltransferase, whose translation is MTSRDAKTYEEAVEIVLRTLVKAERIKPTQYARRLVMKEMNPSREARSVSAGLLYSVLQKRGLLDEVIEDVLEITDDVTELDTWVRNAARIAVNEVVFEDGDPDEVADVLHGLVRRLANPGAAAIVKAFTLDLKDYEPPEPEDELDRLKWEYYHPRWLIERWMEMFGDPDEVVALLEANNRRPPLTIRVNTLKVDPEELAERLQRKYRVTVEPGRFLDEILKIPEGLPIGEMPEWEEGLFVIQDEAAALASAVLNPKPGEVVVDLCAAPGGKTTHMAQLMGGEGKIVAIDVDEVRMERLREIAERMGVLDCIETHLMDGREAPEKLGREFADAVLVDPPCSADGTIPKNPERRWRITPDELERLPKFQYELLKAGAEMVKPGGRLLYSTCSMFPEEDEEVVRRFLDEHPEFELLEVKVGDQGFDMPEACRLFPHRHETCGFFIALMGRTG
- the hisS gene encoding histidine--tRNA ligase, which produces MKVERPKGTRDFTPEEMRARRWLERYLLDVFRSYGYEEVLTPTFEHAKLFEEKSGEEILEEMYVFKDKKGRKLALRPEMTAPVVRFYNAELKTRPHPLKLAYIVNCFRYEQPQRGRWREFWQAGVEVFGSDRPEADVEVIELTYRIFDGILPSGAFEVRVGHLGILRGLLEEYGIGEDVQNKVAHLVDKGELDEVKTLLPAEPAEKALAVVTARSESEVEEAVSGKERAERALENLMEISDALREAGVDHELDFSVARGLDYYTGMVFEIHVPELGGGSQCAGGGRYDDLVKELGGPDVPAVGMAIGFDRLLLAAELYDRIPDGVEETRALLIPLVRSGKIWEIAAKLRKLGWVVNVEVSGKHIRKALSLADSLEYDYAVIVGERELKEGYVSVKNLKTGVQEEVPLDQLERAAEV